The DNA segment AGCTGGTCGCCACCGAACTCGTCGTCGCTGCCGATTCGAGACGCCTGTGGCCCGTCCTGGTCCTGATACTTCGAGCCCCGCTCGCTTCCATAGGGCCGCTCTGCCGGGGTTTTCAACTCGGTGAAGGTCAACTGGGAGATGCGCATACCCGGCGTGAGCGCGACGGGCGCGGTCCCGAGATTCGATAGCTCGAGGGTGATCTGGCCACGATAGCCCGGATCACAGAGGCCTGCCGTCGCGTGGACGACGACGGCGAGTCGTCCGAGCGACGAACGACCTTCGACGTGGGCGATCAGGTCCGCTGGAATCTCGACGCGCTCGTGCGTCGTTCCGAGGACGAAATCTCCGGGGTGTAAGATGAAATCGGAACCTTCGTCGACGATAGTCTCAGTGACGTACTCGTCTACCTCGTGTTCGGCGTTGGGGTGAATACAGGGAATGTTGGTCCGCTGAAACTCGAGAAACCGATCACCGAGGCGCAGATCGATACTCGCCGGTTGAATTTGGAGGTCGTAATCGTCGATGGGTTCGACGACGAGGTCGCCGGCCTCGAGGCGCTCGAGAATATCCGCGTCTGAAAGGATCATGCCGATGACTCGAGTGGGCGATGAATAAATGGTTTCGTTCCACGTCGGTGCATCGGGGTTTGGTGCCGCTGGTGCGAGAGGGTCGATTCACGTCGGTTCGAGAGGGGGCACCCTCTTACTCGCCGTTACTCGTGTTCGGCGAGCGCGTCGTCAATCGCGCTCAACACGGGCAGTTCGCTGTTGTCGACCTGTTCGCCATCGACGACGATCCACGGTGTACTCTCGACACCTTCGTTCTCGCCGTGAGCACGGTCTGCGTCGAGTCCGTCTTCGAAGGCCACCTCTTCTGCATCCGTCCGAACCTCACTTCCGTCAGCACCGACCTCGTCCCCGAGCTGCTCGAGGATATCGTAACTGTAATTCGACTGATGCTGGTACACGCCACTGGTAAACTCGAAGAAGGCCTCGTTTCCTTCCTGAGCCTGCACGGAACGGGCGGCGCTTGCTACCGGGTACGACCAGTCACCGCTCGCTGGGATCGGGAAATCACGGTGTTCGAATCGGATCCGCTCGGATTCGATGTATCGCTCGTGCACCGCTGGAAAAATCTGTGTTTTGAAATATCCACAGGCGCCACAGCCGAAATCCTCGAAAACCGTAACGGTCACTTCGGCGTCTGGATCACCGGTAACCGGAACCTCGAGCAGTGCGTCTTCGTCGACTTCCGCCGGTTCGTTTCCTAAACATCCTGCGAGCAGTCCGGTGGCGGCGATCCCCGCTGCCCCAATGAACTGTCGCCGTGAATTCGCCATAATTGCTGGTAGTGTATCGCCGGACAAATAGGTGTCGCAGTCGGTTCTGAACACGATAGACGTCGGTCGGATGAGTGAGGCTGACCGGCTCTCTCGAGCTTTCGAGGGCGTTTTATTACCCGTGCTCGTGGAAGAGGGTATGAAACAGGCCATCGTCGCTCGAACGGACATCTCGATGGGAACCGGAAAACTCGCCGCACAGGTGGCTCACGCCTCGCTTTCGGCCTACGAAAAGGCCGACACGCAACTGCGAGACCAGTGGAAACGCGGTGGTCAGAAAAAGGTCGTGCTGAAAGGCGATAGCGAGCGAACACTCCACGAACTCGCGGCGATTGCCGACCAGGAAGGAATTCCGAACGCGATCGTACGAGACGCCGGTCACACGCAACTCGAGCCCGGAACCGTGACCACGCTGGCCATCGGCCCGGCAAGCGACGAGCGCGTAGACCGCGTGACCGGCGAGCTTTCGCTGTTCTGATAGCCGAACCGTGTCGCTGTTCTTTCGACCGTTTACCTGATTTCCCCACGCGACTCGCCGCCTCGAGAACCCCTTTTAGCCTGCGAATCCAGACACGAGTATGAACGCCGACCCACACAGTGGACAACCGATCGAACGCGCCGGGGCCGACCTCGAGGACGCCAGCGCGGCGATGGTACTCATCCACGGCCGGGGTGCACGGGCAGCGGGGATGCTCGATCTCGCGAGCCAACTCGAGTGCGATGGCGTCGCCTATCTCGCACCACAGGCGGCGCGGGCGACCTGGTACCCGCAATCGTTCCTCTCACCCATCGAAGCCAACCAGCCGTATCTGGACTCTGCACTCGCCCTTCTCGATGAAATACTGACGCAGATATCCGAGCACGTCCCGCTCGAGCGAACGATACTGCTTGGCTTTTCACAGGGTGGCTGTCTCGCATCCGAATACGCGGCCCGCAACGCTCGGCGCTACGGCGTCGTCGTCGCTCTCTCGGGTGGCCTCATCGGCCCCGAGGGAACGCCTAGAGACTACGACGGCTCGCTCGAGGGAACGCCGGCGTTTTTCGGCTGCAGCGACCGGGACCCGCACATTCCCCTCGAGCGCGTGAAAGAATCGGTCGAGACCTACGAAGGGCTCGACGCCGACGTTACCGAACGCATTTACGAGGGGATGGGCCACACCGTCATCCCGGACGAGATTGCGGTCGTTCGAGAAATGGCTTCGGGCGTGACAACGAGCGAAGGCGAGTAAACCGCGGACGAAACCGTGGTACCTTTTGGGCGTGGCCACGACTCGAGCAGTAACGAATGCGCCCCGCCCATCCAACAGAGCAGGCCGTCGGCATCGAGTATTACGTCACGGACACCGACGGCATCGGTGGCCGTCTTCGCGGGCAAAACGACCACTTTCGCGTCCGGGAACTCGAGCGATTCGACACCCAACCGGTCGATGCCTCGACCGACGCCTACCCACACCTCGTCTTTCGAGCCACCTTGCGGGGCTGGGACACGAACGACTTTGCCCGCGAACTGTCGAACCGACTCGGCATCTCCCGGGAACGGATCGCCTGGGCGGGGACGAAAGACAAGCGGGCGATTACGACCCAGCTGTTTTCGGTTTACAACACGGGATCGAACGACCTCCCGGAACTCAACCGAGCCGACATCGAACTCGTCGGGCGAGCGGGTCGCAGCCTCCAGTTCGGTGACTTGCTCGGCAACGAGTTCGAACTAATCGTGAGCGAGTACGACGAAGGTGCGCCCGAGCGTGCCGAGCGAATCACCGACGATCTCGCCTCATTTGCCGGGAGTGAGGTCGCCACCGAGCAGGAGGGAGAAGCGAGAACGATCGGCGTTCCGAACTACTTCGGCCAGCAACGATTCGGGAGCAAACGCCCGATCACGCACGAAGTCGGCCTCGAGATCGTGCGCGGCAACTGGGACGAAGCCGTGATGGCCTACGTCGGCCGGCCGAACGAATCCGAACCCGAGGATACACAGGAAGCGCGAGCGTTCGTCGAGGAGACCCGTGACTGGAAAGCGGCCCTCGAACGATTTCCCAACAGGCTTCAGTACGAACGGTCGATGCTGCACGAACTGGCTGACTGCGACGGGGAACCGAGCGCCGACGAGTACCGAGCCGCCCTCGAGCGAACCCCCTCGAACCTTCAACGGTTGTTCGTCCACGCCGCCCAGTCGTACGTGTTCAATCGCATCTTGAGCCGACGACTCGAGGCTGGACTTCCTTTCGACAAACCCGTCGCCGGTGACGTCGTTTGTTTCGCCGACCAGGCGGCCTCGAGCGCGGTCGAGACCGATCTGGGCGGCCTCGACGTCCCCGACACGGACCGTCTCCAGCGCGTGGACGAGCGGCGGGTCCGTTCGGTGACCAGACACTGCGAGCGTGGGCGAGCGTTCGTGACCGCACCGCTCGTCGGTACCGAAACGACGTTGGCAGATGAGAAACCGGGTGACATCGAGCGCGAAGTCCTCGCCGATCTGGGACTCGAGAAAGGCGACTTCGACCTGCCTGGCGAGTTCGATTCGACCGGGACGCGCCGGGCTATTTTGCTCCGCACAAATCTCGAGCTCGAGACCGACCCGATGACGATGGGGTTTGCCCTGCCGAAAGGTTCGTACGCGACCGTCGTGATGCGCGAGTACCTGCAGTCTGACCCTGTCGCCCTGGGGTAAGTGACTCGCCGGGCTCACGCGGGCGGAAACACCGGCGTTTTACCCGTTCGGTGTCAACGAGGGCTATGGAGTGTCGTCAGTGTGGCTCGCCCCTGAAGAAACCCGGGGACTTCTGTCTTATCTGTCGGGAGGGGAACACCGAGACGGTCGTCCTCGAGGCGGCCCGCGACCGCGCGACGCTGACGATGATTACCGACGACACCGTCATCGGGAAGACGACGGTGACGACCGCCCCCGAAGAGGGCGACCTCGAGGTCGTCGAACTCAGGAATTTTGCCGGGCTGCTGGGCGACGAGTTACGTCGAAAACGACCCGAGGAGGTGTACGCTACCGGAAACCGGGCCGTTATTCAAGCGGTTCGCGAGGATACCCACTACACGTTCTATCGAATCGAAGACGAGTCGCCGGTCGAAGCCGTTCTCGAGCGTCGTGGCGACCGTGCACTCGACGTCGTCGACGTTCCTCCGGCCGAAAAGATCGGTGGGAGCCATACCACGCTTATCGGCGGCCGGACGGGTATGCAGGCGATTCAGACCGTTGCGGGTCATCCCCACGTCAAGAAAGTTATTCCCGGTCCGATCGACGCCGGGGGCATCGGTTCGCAGTCTGGGCTCCGCGCAAAAGTAACTCGAGCGGACGACGGGGGCAACGTCCGAATGCTTCTGCGCGATGGCTCGAGCGTGCAGGAAAATCACGTCGTGACGACCGCGCGCGAACGGGAGTTGGGCGAAGTCGTTCGAGCCGACCTCAACGAGGCGCTCGAGGAAGCAGGGCTTCAGTCTTGACATCCTCGCCGTCCTGAACAGTAGTTGCCGATTCAACGTAGATGGGCGAGCGAAGTTGGTTGGTCAACCGACTTGGATTGTGGTGTTAGACTTTCTGGGCAAAGCAGAGGAAACGAAGAAACGCCGCCAACAGGGCCAGACGACGCGGCCCCAACTCAACACCTTTATCAAAGCGCCGCTAATAGTGATCGATACTATGGCCGAGAAACAGCGAGGACGGGTCGGCAGTGCCGGCCGTTTCGGAGCGCGATACGGGCGTGTCGCCCGTCGCCGAGTAACGGAGATCGAACACGACATGCGGTCGTCGAAAGTCGACGGCGACGATGTCACCCGAATCGGTACGGGCATCTGGCAGAACGAGGAAACTGGCGAAGTCTTCACCGGCGGTGCCTACCGACCGGAGACGCCTGCTGGCCAGACCGTCCGCCGTTCGATCCGTGCCGCGCTTGGCGAGGACCAGCCAGAATAACGCGTTCACAGCGATACCCACTACAGATGAGCTACAAATGTTCCCGCTGCAAACGTGACGTACAGCTCGATGAGTACGGCGGCGTCCGCTGTCCCTACTGTGGACACCGTGTACTCCTGAAAGAACGCAGCCGGGACGTGAAAACCGTCCCCGTCGAGTAACGCAGCCGGGACGGCTCATCCGCTGTCGGCTGCACGGATTCATTTCTACCCGTGTTTCCCCACGATGCAACCCTCGAGTACACCTACGAGACGGCTACTCGAGCACGGGCTGTCGAGAACGCTGTTGCCCAAGAAATCGGCGAAATCGACGACGAGCGTTCGCAGACGACGCTCGAGCGGTCGGAGCGGACTGTTACTATCATGGTCGTAGCAAAGGACCTGACAGCATTGCGGGCGGCGCTCAACACCTGGATGACGCTGGTTGAGGTGGCAGAGCAAGCTGCCAGGATCGGTTCGCGGGCGGGGGGCCCAGAAAATGGGTAACTCGAGAGTGCTGCGGTACGTTTTTTCACCAACGGAGCATGCACGATAGCGACTCGGGGAGTGTAACTCCCAAAACTCTCCCCTAATCTGAACGGTTCACACGGCGCGGGACAAAGCTTGGCTTTATCAGTGCGGAAAGCGACCGTCGAGATATGCAAGGAAACCTGCCGCCAGAGGCACAGGAAAAAATCGAACAGCTCCAGGACCTCCAAGAGACCGCACAGACGGTTGCCATCCAGAAACAGGAAGCCGAATCGTCACTCGACGACGCCCAGGCCGCCCTCGAGGAACTCGAGGACGTCGACGACGACACGACGATGTACCGTCAGGTCGGCGAACTGTTCGTCCAGACCGAGTACGACGACGCTCAGGACCAGCTCGAGGACAAAGTCAGCACGCTCGAGATTCGCCTCGAGACGCTCGAGAAACAGGAAGAGCGCGTCCAGACCCAGTTCGAGAGCCTCCAGGAGGAACTCCAGAACCTCCTCGGTGGCGGCATGGGCGGCGGTCCGGCCGGCCCAGGCGGCCCGGGCGCAGGCGGCGCATAAGTGCCGATGTCCCACGCGGATTCGAACGCGTCGGAACCGTCGGATGAGACGGTCGTCCAGACGGCCTCCGATGCGGCCGAGGACGAGATCTTCTCGGCGTACAAACAGTCAGCGATACGCGATTACGACGTGACCGTGGTCTTCGAAGACGGCGTCCTCGAGGTCGACGTCTACCTCAACGCGCCTGACGGCGCTGGAGACGGTCGGTCGGCCGATCAGGTTGCCGACGAAGCTGCACTCGCTGCTCGCTCGGCAGTCGACGAACTGTTCGACGAGTAACCTTCGCGGCGCCCTTTTTCGGTTATCGTTTCCGACCTGTAGTGCTCTCTATCAATGGCGGTCGTGTGGCCCCCTCGAGTGTGACGTCGATTTCTTTTCACGAGTGGCAACTTCTCACGCACCCTCACAAACGCTTTTGTGACAGGGGTTGAAACCTTGCTCGAGACCGATGGAGACCAGTTCTTCCTGTTGACGCGGGTTCACCGGCTGTTGTCAACCAGCACGTGTTGTCACACGAGCCGGGCGATGACGCCTCGAGGGTGTTCGGGGTCGCCCCGGTGAACACGACTGACGGATGTCTCGAGCGATGACATCAGGGGTGACGCGATCACGGCGGTTTCCCCGTCACAGCCCCGACGTTGATGTCGTCGAACAGTGCCCTGCAGCCAACCAGCACATCTCAATGTCACCATCGGATGAAGATACATCCCGATCAGCATCGGGAAGTCAAACGAACGATTTCCAGCAGCATCGAACACAGCGTTCTCGAACCGGAGAGGGCCGGCCCAAAGCGGCTCGAGCCGACGCTCTCGTCGTCGCTCGGGACTCCGACCCGCCAGTGACTACCGAGGAGTGCGAGCAATTGGCGGCGGCCACGGGCTACCGAATCGTCACGACGAAGACCCAGCGCGGTCATCCGGACTCGGGGACGTATCTCGGGCGCGGGGCGCTCGAGACCCTCAGTGAGACGGTAGCCGAACTGGATGTCTCGGCGGTCATCGTCGACGACCGCCTCACGCCTGGGCAACACCACGGTATCTGCGATGTCCTGCCCGAAGATGTTCGCCTGCTCGATCGGTATCGGCTCGTCCTCGAGATTTTCGAAACGGGAACGAACACGCGTCGGGCGAGCCTCCAAGTCGAACTCGCCCGTCTCAACTACGAGTTGCCCAGACTCGTTGCCGCGACGGATGCGGGACAGCTCAATCGGTTCACCGAGAGCGGGACGCGGGTCTACGACGTCCGGGACCGAATCGACTACCTCGAGCGCCAACTAAACGAGTTGCCGGACCCTGGCGACCAGTTTCGCGAGCGCCGTCGCGAGCAGGGCTTCAACCTCGTGACGATTGCCGGCTATACCAACGCCGGCAAGTCGACGCTGTTGCATCGACTGGCGGACGACCTGGCGCTCGAGGTCGAGAATGACTCGACACGGAACGACGGCTCGAACAAAGACCGGACGGCGAGCGTTGCCGACGGGTTGTTCGAAACCCTCGAGACGACGACCCGACGGGCGACTATCGATGGACGACCGCTCTTGGTCACGGATACGGTCGGCTACGTCGACGAACTTCCCCACGATGTCATCGCTTCGTTCAGTTCGACGCTGTCGGAAGCGGCGGGTGCAGACGCCGTTATCCTGTTGATCGATGGCAGTGATCCGCTCG comes from the Natronosalvus amylolyticus genome and includes:
- the dcd gene encoding dCTP deaminase — protein: MILSDADILERLEAGDLVVEPIDDYDLQIQPASIDLRLGDRFLEFQRTNIPCIHPNAEHEVDEYVTETIVDEGSDFILHPGDFVLGTTHERVEIPADLIAHVEGRSSLGRLAVVVHATAGLCDPGYRGQITLELSNLGTAPVALTPGMRISQLTFTELKTPAERPYGSERGSKYQDQDGPQASRIGSDDEFGGDQLDRNDD
- a CDS encoding DsbA family protein — translated: MANSRRQFIGAAGIAATGLLAGCLGNEPAEVDEDALLEVPVTGDPDAEVTVTVFEDFGCGACGYFKTQIFPAVHERYIESERIRFEHRDFPIPASGDWSYPVASAARSVQAQEGNEAFFEFTSGVYQHQSNYSYDILEQLGDEVGADGSEVRTDAEEVAFEDGLDADRAHGENEGVESTPWIVVDGEQVDNSELPVLSAIDDALAEHE
- the pth2 gene encoding peptidyl-tRNA hydrolase Pth2 — its product is MKQAIVARTDISMGTGKLAAQVAHASLSAYEKADTQLRDQWKRGGQKKVVLKGDSERTLHELAAIADQEGIPNAIVRDAGHTQLEPGTVTTLAIGPASDERVDRVTGELSLF
- a CDS encoding alpha/beta hydrolase; its protein translation is MNADPHSGQPIERAGADLEDASAAMVLIHGRGARAAGMLDLASQLECDGVAYLAPQAARATWYPQSFLSPIEANQPYLDSALALLDEILTQISEHVPLERTILLGFSQGGCLASEYAARNARRYGVVVALSGGLIGPEGTPRDYDGSLEGTPAFFGCSDRDPHIPLERVKESVETYEGLDADVTERIYEGMGHTVIPDEIAVVREMASGVTTSEGE
- the truD gene encoding tRNA pseudouridine(13) synthase TruD, translated to MRPAHPTEQAVGIEYYVTDTDGIGGRLRGQNDHFRVRELERFDTQPVDASTDAYPHLVFRATLRGWDTNDFARELSNRLGISRERIAWAGTKDKRAITTQLFSVYNTGSNDLPELNRADIELVGRAGRSLQFGDLLGNEFELIVSEYDEGAPERAERITDDLASFAGSEVATEQEGEARTIGVPNYFGQQRFGSKRPITHEVGLEIVRGNWDEAVMAYVGRPNESEPEDTQEARAFVEETRDWKAALERFPNRLQYERSMLHELADCDGEPSADEYRAALERTPSNLQRLFVHAAQSYVFNRILSRRLEAGLPFDKPVAGDVVCFADQAASSAVETDLGGLDVPDTDRLQRVDERRVRSVTRHCERGRAFVTAPLVGTETTLADEKPGDIEREVLADLGLEKGDFDLPGEFDSTGTRRAILLRTNLELETDPMTMGFALPKGSYATVVMREYLQSDPVALG
- a CDS encoding DUF2103 domain-containing protein, producing MECRQCGSPLKKPGDFCLICREGNTETVVLEAARDRATLTMITDDTVIGKTTVTTAPEEGDLEVVELRNFAGLLGDELRRKRPEEVYATGNRAVIQAVREDTHYTFYRIEDESPVEAVLERRGDRALDVVDVPPAEKIGGSHTTLIGGRTGMQAIQTVAGHPHVKKVIPGPIDAGGIGSQSGLRAKVTRADDGGNVRMLLRDGSSVQENHVVTTARERELGEVVRADLNEALEEAGLQS
- a CDS encoding 50S ribosomal protein L37ae yields the protein MAEKQRGRVGSAGRFGARYGRVARRRVTEIEHDMRSSKVDGDDVTRIGTGIWQNEETGEVFTGGAYRPETPAGQTVRRSIRAALGEDQPE
- a CDS encoding DNA-directed RNA polymerase subunit P, which produces MSYKCSRCKRDVQLDEYGGVRCPYCGHRVLLKERSRDVKTVPVE
- a CDS encoding KEOPS complex subunit Pcc1; translated protein: MFPHDATLEYTYETATRARAVENAVAQEIGEIDDERSQTTLERSERTVTIMVVAKDLTALRAALNTWMTLVEVAEQAARIGSRAGGPENG
- a CDS encoding prefoldin subunit beta, coding for MQGNLPPEAQEKIEQLQDLQETAQTVAIQKQEAESSLDDAQAALEELEDVDDDTTMYRQVGELFVQTEYDDAQDQLEDKVSTLEIRLETLEKQEERVQTQFESLQEELQNLLGGGMGGGPAGPGGPGAGGA
- a CDS encoding DUF3194 domain-containing protein, translated to MSHADSNASEPSDETVVQTASDAAEDEIFSAYKQSAIRDYDVTVVFEDGVLEVDVYLNAPDGAGDGRSADQVADEAALAARSAVDELFDE
- the hflX gene encoding GTPase HflX, with product MTSGVTRSRRFPRHSPDVDVVEQCPAANQHISMSPSDEDTSRSASGSQTNDFQQHRTQRSRTGEGRPKAARADALVVARDSDPPVTTEECEQLAAATGYRIVTTKTQRGHPDSGTYLGRGALETLSETVAELDVSAVIVDDRLTPGQHHGICDVLPEDVRLLDRYRLVLEIFETGTNTRRASLQVELARLNYELPRLVAATDAGQLNRFTESGTRVYDVRDRIDYLERQLNELPDPGDQFRERRREQGFNLVTIAGYTNAGKSTLLHRLADDLALEVENDSTRNDGSNKDRTASVADGLFETLETTTRRATIDGRPLLVTDTVGYVDELPHDVIASFSSTLSEAAGADAVILLIDGSDPLETIERKVAVSLEVLDEQGVERDRIVPALNKIDTINGSEHRERIALVRRLFEEPIPLSVRTGRNMKALRRAVTSRLPTDSLALEMPLSDDAMSIISQAYDRTSVEDVVYRDSTVVLECRGRSEVLEQLCASAPSFRKD